In Armatimonadia bacterium, the sequence AGCCGCCCAGTTGCGCTACCCAACGGGTCACTTCCCGCAGCGTCGGCGTCTCCTTCGGTGGCGCTTGCCCGTGGTGCAGCGCGCAGTAGGCCGCTTGCCACTCGATGTCCAGAAACGCAACCGTCG encodes:
- a CDS encoding IS4 family transposase, whose amino-acid sequence is TVAFLDIEWQAAYCALHHGQAPPKETPTLREVTRWVAQLGGFLARKGDGEPGAKTLWRGLNRLHDIVLGALLFAPHLLDVGNV